TGCCTCTTAATAATATCAAATCTGTTTTTGAAAAACAACCCGATAATGAAAAAATTAATCTTACTCTTGCAGTTCTTGTAAATCGTAAGATTGATAATGGTCACTGTATCAGATTAAACAAAAAGTATTATAAACCTATAGATTCTAATGGCTACCCTGTTTATTACCATAAAGGTACACTGGCTCTAGTTATTAAATCTTTTGATGGACAACTATTTACAAGCATAGGAGAAAAAGTATACACTCTAGACGAGATACCAGAACATGAATATACATCAAGAAATTTCCATTACCCCCAAAGCACTGAAAAACCTCGCAAAAGATATATTCCACCAATGTCTCATCCGTGGAAAAAGAGTACTTTTACAAAGTTTGTTAAAAAGCAAAAACACTATTATGAACAATCCTTTGAGTCTGCAATGTACTCCCAAGCTTTGACCATTGCTAAATAAAATTCCATAAAAATAGCTTTTATGCCGCGAAAGTCTATTTATAATGAGAAAATGGCATGTTATGCTTTCTTTACAAGGCATCCCATGCTTTACTTGCTATGCCACAAAACAGGTTAGGGGATGCCTCTGATGCATCAAAACATGCCATTAGAGGCTCGTTGTAAATAGAACCGTGGAATAAATGCGGAAGTTATTAAAGCACCTAAAAATCGGTGCTTATATTTTGAAAATTTCGGGACATTTTCAAAAATGCTTGACATAAAGATATGCAAAATAGATGGAAGGATACGATCCTGCAATCGTTAATTCAAGATAATGCTATTTCATTAATCAGTACAATGTTGGATGAAACAGGTATGTCAATAGATGATATTCAAAAGTTAAGGGGCTGTTGCATTAGCCAATAAAATTGGCTAATGCAAGCCTTTTTTTGTGCATTGATTAACTTCTTTGACAGCATATCTAATACTAATTTTCAAAAATGGGGTAATTTAATAGACGTTCCAATAAACGTATAAAATATATTGATTCTGTAAAATTTAAATACTAAAAACTATGCACTTTTCTTGACTGAGTGTAGATATTTCCCTAGGCGACCATTTTGTATTTTTCGATGTAGTTTATTCATGTTATTTCCTAAGGCGAGAAAGATACTCTCAGCTAAAACATTCTGTGTACCACGGGTTAAATATCTTCTGAATCCCATATCCTGTTTGATTTGTGCAAAGGAGCCTTCTGCTTGAATACTTCTATTTATCCGCAACTCAATACCTTCATCACTAACTATCCGTACCAAATCCTCTTTTCGATATTTCATGAATTCTTTAGAAATCTCTAAGCGTTTGGTTCTTTCTTCTAACGGTGTTTTACAGTTGCGTCCTTTAATGCACTGGGCTTTATAATTACTATCTTTGCAATCTTCGCATTGATACTGGGTCTTTACCATCTGGTATCCTGTTCTACTTTTTCTGTTAATTGTACCTGTTACTTCTAGGCGTTTGCCATTCTTACAAATATAGGTATCTGTATCCTTTTCATAATCCATATTTTCTACACGGCTAATATCATTTTTGTATTTTCGCTTCTTTGATATTTCGTAGTTTGCAGGTTTTATAAAAGCTATCTGTCCATTTTTCTCTATAAATCCATAATTTTCTTCGCTTTCATATCCTGCATCAGCCACTACTAAATGTCAAGTTAGGTATAAAAAAATTAATTGTTAGTATTTAAACATTTGATACGAAATAGAACGTAGATTTGGAGGTTTTTATGAATTATTTAAATGAAGTGAATAGTTTGAAAAGTTGATATGACATAAAATATGATCTAGATAAATTGCCTGATAAATGCCCAATATGTAATTATGCATGTGAGCCAATTCCAGTACTCTCTTATAATAGAGGTAAAAATTTTAACGATAATAGTGAAGTGGTTTTTCTAGTATGTGCTTGTCCAAGAAACGATTGTAAAGAATTATTTTTGGTAAGATATAAAAAGATATATTATGATGCAGATATGTATAGTTTGGTAGGATATTCACCTTTTAAGTATAAAGACATAATTTTTGAAGAATGTATTTCTGATATATCCCAAACTTTTGTAGATATATATAATCAAGCAATGAAAGCAGAAAAGTATAATCTTATTGATATCGCTGGTGTAGGGTATAGAAAGGCACTTGAATTTCTAATAAAAGATTATTCAATCAAGAAAAATCCTGATAGCAAAAATGAAATAGAAAACTCGTTTCTAGGCAAATGTATAACCACTTTTATAAAAAATGAAAACATTAAACTATGTGCAAAAAGAGCTACATGGATAGGAAATGACGAAACACATTATCTAAGAAAATGAATTGATAAGGATATTTCAGATATGCGGGCATTAATAAATTTAACGATTAATT
The window above is part of the Vallitalea guaymasensis genome. Proteins encoded here:
- a CDS encoding DUF4145 domain-containing protein, whose product is MPDKCPICNYACEPIPVLSYNRGKNFNDNSEVVFLVCACPRNDCKELFLVRYKKIYYDADMYSLVGYSPFKYKDIIFEECISDISQTFVDIYNQAMKAEKYNLIDIAGVGYRKALEFLIKDYSIKKNPDSKNEIENSFLGKCITTFIKNENIKLCAKRATWIGNDETHYLRK